GAGCTTTTGCCGCCAAACGCTTTGCAAATATAGGCCACCATCCCCCTTTCTTTGGTGCCAAGCCTTTCGCGCGTAATGGTCTTTATCTGTCTTTCTCTTATGCCTGCGATTGAATTTCTGCGTGTAATTAAATTGTAACGCCTGCATTACCCGTGACAGGGGAATTTCGCCGGCTTCAATTAGCATATGCACGTGATTTGGCATTAACGAGTAAGCGTATAAATTGAACTGAAATTTCTCTCTGTACCGTTTTAAAAGCTTAAGGAAATCTCCGAGGTCCCCATCGTTGGCAAATATCTTCTGCCGATTATTTCCACGCGTGACGTGATAAACAGCTCCCGGAAATTCAATTCTTGATTTGCGAGCCATACGTTCAAAACCTGTCAGGCAATATCTAACATGCTGTCAATAGTTAAATAGTTCAGCCTGACCCCGTTTGTGACCCCGTTTGCTTCACGTTTACGTCGATTTCATAAAACAGTATGGATCCTGTTGTTCGAACATATCAAGACCATGGCTACTTGCAATCGAAAGACAGCTTCCACACACGGCCTTGAGCGCGCATCCATCGCAGGCACGGCACCCGCGACGAAAGCGTTCTGCAGTCTCTGAATCATAAATTTCCGTGATGGTCTTATGGAAAACATTGCCAAGCGGCGATGGAAATTTTCTGCAAGCATGCGCCTCTCCGTCCGGCAATATCGCCAGAAAGTTGAATGCCGCGCCGCAACCAAAACCGGTGCAACCATCAAAGAGCTCTTTGCCCATTTGATGAAGAACGATATTTATAAGGTTGTCCTTGAACCCGATGATCGGATTGGCCTGCGCCGCATCTACGAAAGCGTGCAGGAATGCAATGTACCGTTCTCGTGTCGGCAGGCTTAAGTTCGCTCCTGAACCTACACATGAAAGCCTATTGAAGGTGAAGTATTCGGCGTGGCCTCGAAGCCGTTCGGCCAAAGGAAGCACTTGATCGATATTGTCCTTTGTCAGCGTGAGCATAACCGCCGACGAAACGTCCATATCGCGCAACATGCCCAAAAATTCGATAACACGGAGATAGAATCCCCTGCCGCGAATATCGTCGTTATGGCTTGGCTCCCCTTCCAGGCTCACCTGAAAATAGCCGGGTCGCTGGATCGCAACCAATCTTTCGATCTTGCTTCTTGGTACGGGATTACCGAGAATGGCCGTCGAAAAACCCATTGCAGACGTAGCTTCATAGAGTGAGAAAAACTCCGGGTAAAGAAATGGGTTCCCTCCGGTAAAACAAACGTTCCCCCTAACGTGCCGCTCCCGACAGAATTCGCGGAAATCGCGAAGAACGCGCTTTCCCTGTTCCAATGTTAATGGCGAACGCTTTGTTCGGTCATAGCAATGTTTGCAGGAAAGGTCACAAACATTGGTGATATGCCACTGAAGCGTAAATGTCTTTGCCGTGATAAAACATTCCGGAGTACCTGCAGGAAGGAACATCTCATTTCTTCTGATGCGCGAGCGGGGAGCAAGCACCAACCCGTTTTCGACGGCGGCCAAGATCGCGCGGTCAATTGCGCCCACAGGAATTTCGCCGGCGTCTGCCGCATCTTCCGGCGTCATATCTTCGGCCAATACCTTGATCGCAAGCAACTCCTCATTGGAAGCCGGTTCAACCAGCACTTTTCTGTCTTTTGGATTTTGCCAGATTATTGCCCATTCCTTTTCTGGTGACGGTTGAACGCACGTAATATCCTCGATCCCATTTAAAAAAGGCGTTAGCTTCCAGGAAAGATCCAACACTTCAAGCGTCGGATTCAACTTGAACTGCGTCGCTTCTTTAGGGATCTCAATAGTTGAACGCTCTACGACATGTTTTGTCCATTCGAGCTTTGCGAGTTGGGATAAAAATGGCGGCAACCCTAAATTCTCCACCTGCGAGGAGAACATATCCACGAAAGATTCGGCTGTCGTAGAATTGCCGGACATGGCGAGCAAGGTTTTCCACCTCTCGCCACCGACGAGAGAGCGGCAGAGGGGAAAAATCGCACAGGCCTCGTCTTTTGATGATGTGCTCACAATCTTCCTGTCCAAAAACAAATGTCTTACTTGCTACAAGACGACTTGGCTTCTTTTTTGTTCTTTTTCTTTTTTGCTTTGGTTTCTTTTTTTGCCGGAGCTGTCATCTCTTCTTTCTTTGTCTCGCTTTTTTTCATGCCGGCACCGCAAGACGTCTTCCCTGCATCTTCCGCCTTCTCCGAT
The window above is part of the Deltaproteobacteria bacterium CG11_big_fil_rev_8_21_14_0_20_49_13 genome. Proteins encoded here:
- the sbtM gene encoding selenobiotic family peptide radical SAM maturase, yielding MFLDRKIVSTSSKDEACAIFPLCRSLVGGERWKTLLAMSGNSTTAESFVDMFSSQVENLGLPPFLSQLAKLEWTKHVVERSTIEIPKEATQFKLNPTLEVLDLSWKLTPFLNGIEDITCVQPSPEKEWAIIWQNPKDRKVLVEPASNEELLAIKVLAEDMTPEDAADAGEIPVGAIDRAILAAVENGLVLAPRSRIRRNEMFLPAGTPECFITAKTFTLQWHITNVCDLSCKHCYDRTKRSPLTLEQGKRVLRDFREFCRERHVRGNVCFTGGNPFLYPEFFSLYEATSAMGFSTAILGNPVPRSKIERLVAIQRPGYFQVSLEGEPSHNDDIRGRGFYLRVIEFLGMLRDMDVSSAVMLTLTKDNIDQVLPLAERLRGHAEYFTFNRLSCVGSGANLSLPTRERYIAFLHAFVDAAQANPIIGFKDNLINIVLHQMGKELFDGCTGFGCGAAFNFLAILPDGEAHACRKFPSPLGNVFHKTITEIYDSETAERFRRGCRACDGCALKAVCGSCLSIASSHGLDMFEQQDPYCFMKST